In Drosophila nasuta strain 15112-1781.00 chromosome 2R, ASM2355853v1, whole genome shotgun sequence, a single genomic region encodes these proteins:
- the LOC132784385 gene encoding uncharacterized protein LOC132784385: MLPRITVVLIVFCGYLLFTDCSETVRSKRAKRPRAPEPVNFEPEPQQDLENEESGSQEKDVPEIPDNFLSPSVREYLELGKSIPGRPGVDYPILSAVPYTNFYCDEQAYPGFFADMETRCQGWHYCDIDGRQASFLCPNGTQFSQAVFVCDWWFNVRCDLSPRLYAINARLYQRPKVNPTRPHRIITKQLVEDIFT; the protein is encoded by the exons ATGTTGCCCAGGATCACCGTTGTGCTCATCGTGTTTTGTGGATATTTACTGTTTACTG aTTGCAGCGAAACGGTTCGATCGAAGCGAGCGAAAAGACCACGTGCACCAGAACCCGTTAACTTTGAGCCGGAACCGCAGCAGGATCTGGAGAATGAAGAGAGCGGCAGCCAGGAGAAGGATGTACCGGAAATACCCGATAATTTTTTGAGTCCCTCGGTACGCGAATATCTGGAGCTGGGCAAGTCCATACCCG GTCGACCCGGCGTTGATTATCCCATCCTGTCGGCTGTTCCCTACACAAACTTCTACTGCGACGAACAGGCCTATCCCGGTTTCTTTGCGGACATGGAAACGCGCTGTCAGG GTTGGCACTATTGCGACATTGATGGACGTCAGGCTTCGTTTCTTTGCCCCAATGGCACACAGTTCTCTCAGGCGGTCTTTGTCTGTGACTGGTGGTTCAATGTGCGCTGCGATCTCTCTCCCCGGCTGTATGCAATCAATGCTCGTCTCTATCAGCGCCCAAAGGTGAATCCGACGCGGCCACATCGCATCATCACCAAGCAGCTGGTTGAGGATATATTCACCTAA